GATAATAAATAATagccaagaaaacaaaataatggaATTACTACATCAAATCTTTTACTGGTATGATCTTTCTGTTCGCATTGTTGCATGCTATATTACCTTATGTAACCTTaaaagtcttcttcttctctctgtctCCATTACTGAATCCAGAATGTGCTTGCTATATAGATTATTTCATCAAATGTTGAGAGGATCATCTTCTGTGTTTCTTTCATTAAGGGGTGTCCAATCATTTGTCTCTGCAAAATCATAGAGAGTTTAACTGACTGTAAGTGGAAAGATTGCAAGAGCAAGTAGGTAACTCAATCAACATAGAGACAACATACTTGGCTTGTCATCAATCATCATGAGCCTTCTTTGCAGGAGACTTGCAATAAAGAGGAATACGGAGCACATTCCAAACATGACAGTCATAGGGAAGGCATTCACCTTCAGAGCACATAAAAACTAGTCAGTACCAAGACACAGCTACTATGTAACACAGAAAAGGAAGTCTAGAGGAAGGAGACTTACATTGTACAAGACAACACAGACAAAGATGTTCAGAGGAATCCGGAAAAAGTTCATAATTGTGCTTCTGGCTTCCTCAGGGATGTATTGAGATCTCATTTTCATTATGGATGGCCAAAACAGTCCTACACACGCCTCAAAGACACAGAACCCAAGAAGCTGAAAGCAACCAGAGAAAGAAATTCCTCCACCTTTTACCTTGGAAGGTGCTACCAATGACTGAGTCACACACATACAATTGCAAACAATGAGTCACAGTATATAACAAGAAGCAAAGAAGAACTTCTTTTAAGACACTTACAGCCATTATAATTGGAAGCAATAGTGAGGCTGCAGAGACTAGGAAGACGATCTGCATGTAGCTCTCTACTTTGGGAGATGAACGAGACAATAGACGAGAAGCAAGGGAACTACCGAGCATAGAAGCGAGCATAAACGTTGCAAAAATGAAACCATGGGGAATCTCCTCATCGTTGGGGCTTAGAGCAGGAGTCCACAGGAACACAAAAGTATACATAGATCCCTCGAAGAGCGACTGGATGGCACCCAACAGTGCAATCTTTTCATCTGATCAAAGATACAAAACATTCTTCAAGACTCAAGAGGCAACAGCAATAGATAGAGAGAAGCAAAAGGAATTTGAACTTACCAGATGCAATGGCGACTGCAGCGCCTCTAAACTGAGTAATCAAGTCCTTGTTATCAGAAGGATCTCCATAGTTTTCTGACCAGGAAGATAAAATGACAGCCATTCCAATGGCAAGAAAGCAAGCAGCGGCGTCAAATGGAGCAACAGGtccaagagagaaagaatgCACTAGCAAGTTCCCAAACAATCCAGCGATGATTGCAACAAGACCATTTCCAAAAAACACAGCCTTTGAGAAAGTTATAGACAGCCATTGCTGCTCAAAGCCCCTCTGAATACATCACAAAAGAGCAAAACACTATCTTTAATCTATAAAAGGTTGCATATTTATTAGGATAAACACTTAACTCAACACTTTACCTTATTGTGCTCAGCAACTAGCCAAGATTCAAAAGATGAAAAGAGAAGGGAAGTAGCAATGCCTCCCAACACACGGCCAACCATCAAAACCTTGTATTGAGGAGAATGCTTGGTGATACAGCTCAATATGTAGGTAATACAGTAAGTAACACACGCCCTCTTACGACCCCTGACACAGATCACACCATTACGCAATTACTAAAAGAGAGTTATTgggattttaataaaaaagcatcaaagagagaaagaaaactcACTGCTTGTCGGCAAGAGATCCAACGATGGTACCGAAGAGCATAGAGGAACCAAAACCAGCAATGAAAAGCTGACCAATGTCCCCTTTGCTGAACCCATAAGTACTGTAAAGATAGTACACATATGGCCCCTGCAACCAGTCACCCGCTGCCATTCacacaaagaacaaaaacaaagagtCAGCAAACTCTGGTTGGATCATTGAGTTTAGACAAATACCAAAAAACTTTCTATAAAGTTAGTAACTTTAGTTTTAGCAACCAATCTCTTTAACTCATAACAGTAAAGTAACACTATTGTTAACAGATCTTAACTCTTTGTTACTTTCTCTACCAATCAAAGTGAAGCAATTCAAAATCATAAAGCTCCAATGTGATCTATACAACTCTTCCTAAAAGGACAATACTTTGCAAGTAaacaccagaaaaaaaaactaacaaacaCGGATCTGAATCTCCCGACCAAACACATTACTTTAACCAGATCAGATCGAACATTTGCATAAACTAGACCTGATCAGgtaaatagagagagagaaaaattgAGGAGGGATCGTACCCATCATGAGCGAGTAAACAACGAGATAATTGTTCTTGAAAGAAGTGAAAGCTGAAGAAGTGTTGATCCGATCCTTATTGTTCTTGCTTAGCTCCAAGGCCGCCACCACCATGCCTAGGACCCCGAACACCACGTAGTAGAACACCTCCATTGTCGTTTAGATCCAGAGAAAATCAAGATATTTTGTCGATGGAAAAGTGATAACACTGCTTCTTTGAGATTCAGATCGTTTTATACTAATCTATATACTCTCTCAGTGACGCGTAAATGCCACTGTCTTTGGGCTCCACGTGGAGTTTGTACCCTTTGATTTATAATAAACACTCAAAAGTCGTAATGTTTACGATTCGGAGCTGCGTGAGAGGACGCCGTTTCACCGTAATGAGGATAAGAGAAGATGTACGTGTCGTGATCTCAACGATGGTTTGGAGTGATCAACGGTGAGCAGAGTGTCGGTGGAATGAGAACACTGAGGATACTAGTGTCGGTCGGGTTTAGGAGTGGGGCCGATCCATGATCAAAGTTCTACTAAACGCTAGTGGCATTTTCCATAGAACAGTGAGAGTCATTAGTGGAAGTGGGAAAGCACATGTGACATGTATCAGAAATTTCCAACTAGTGATTTGGTTTTAATCCACTGGCCCCTGTATTGTATACTGAATCTGACCATTTCCATTTGTtcgtttgcttttttttttcgtttggtAAAAATAGTTGTTTATTTACTTTCTTCAAAgtcttaattttaaaatatatgcacTTTGGATTAGGTTAAAGAGTGTTCGACCTAACATATTAGGACAAAATgtctttgttaaaaatattcatgTACTCATGTGATGAAACATGTCATACATGTAGTAATGTTATAATGTACTAGTTTCTGGTTGAACAAAACGACATTTTACCTAATTTAACTACTATTAAAAGATACTATTGATGTGATTTGTAGTTACCTAAAATCTTAGTAAACAAAccattaataaaaatttcacaAAACCTTTTGTATATTGTATAAtagcaattataaaaaataatacaaatgatAACATAGTTTACTTGTCTTATAAAGATTCAAATCTAACTATACCATCTTCGGACGTTTTATAAAAACCATATTTGCTTGTAATTatttaggggtgggcattttatccgaTACCCGAACCCGTACCCGGACCCGACcgaaaaaacccgaaccgaaaccgaaccgaagtagcaaaatacccgaacggatattgaattaggagagattggatatccgaatccgaacgggtaatacccgaacccgaatggatatccgaagataaccgaacatatgtatacttaagTCTATATTGCTAGTttacttctttaattttattcaaaatgtttgtttttattatgcacatagtttaaaattagataatttgcatataattggaaaaaatgtgaatttttactcacttaaaatgcatgtcaagatttttatttcatgcattaacaaaagttacatccaaaatttaaaaataataatcaatttattatcttttatttgtaaaatgttatcttcaaatttattaatcattcaattattagaaaataaaaaatcagttaagtgaagtttatattttttaaatacaaaaaaacttgagaaatgaaaaatttaatattttttccaaaatctaaatatccgaaaacccgacccgaaatacccgaacccgacccgaagtaaaGAAATACCCAAACGGATATTACATTCCTATatcgaaatacccgaaaatccgaaatacccgatccgaacccgaacgggtacccgaactcccaccttaatatttatattatgctAAAAAATTTTGTAAGTCTTTTGTATATATCTGTGTAATTTtgtcttttctaaaattctaGATTCCAAATCTCATAAATTTGAATTATTAATTAAACCAGtagaaaacgaaaa
This Raphanus sativus cultivar WK10039 unplaced genomic scaffold, ASM80110v3 Scaffold3871, whole genome shotgun sequence DNA region includes the following protein-coding sequences:
- the LOC130506988 gene encoding uncharacterized protein LOC130506988, which encodes MEVFYYVVFGVLGMVVAALELSKNNKDRINTSSAFTSFKNNYLVVYSLMMAGDWLQGPYVYYLYSTYGFSKGDIGQLFIAGFGSSMLFGTIVGSLADKQGRKRACVTYCITYILSCITKHSPQYKVLMVGRVLGGIATSLLFSSFESWLVAEHNKRGFEQQWLSITFSKAVFFGNGLVAIIAGLFGNLLVHSFSLGPVAPFDAAACFLAIGMAVILSSWSENYGDPSDNKDLITQFRGAAVAIASDEKIALLGAIQSLFEGSMYTFVFLWTPALSPNDEEIPHGFIFATFMLASMLGSSLASRLLSRSSPKVESYMQIVFLVSAASLLLPIIMASLVAPSKVKGGGISFSGCFQLLGFCVFEACVGLFWPSIMKMRSQYIPEEARSTIMNFFRIPLNIFVCVVLYNVNAFPMTVMFGMCSVFLFIASLLQRRLMMIDDKPKTNDWTPLNERNTEDDPLNI